ACGCTATCGGGGTTGGTTAGGACCGCTTTTGGAGAGGTTTCTACGCCTCGTGACACAGAATGTAGCGGATAGTGATCGGGGCGTCAACGATTAGTCAATAACTGGCGCTCCTGGCAGATCGTAAACCATCCGGCATTCAACATCAGGGTGATTGACAGGGATTGCACTAAATTGCCACTCATGTGAACAGCCAATGACATGATCGCGCCAGCGCCATTGATAGCTAACGGGGCGTGGTGCCTTTGTTGCGATATCAATGATTAATTCGGCCAGCTCTTGGGCTTCGCCAGATTTAGGTTTGCAACCCTGCGATAGCTCAACTATCCGTTGAAATGACAGCGCCATAGTGCCCTCCGTGTCGATATGCGCAGCGCAGATTACTCTACTTCTTGCTGTTGGGGAATGGCAGGAACGGGAGCCTGACCCGGTAAAAACAGGCTATCCACACGGCCACCGGTAGGTGCTAACATTAGTTTCTTTAACTGATGGGGATAGGGATGTGAGGAAGGCATTAATTACCGCTATATTTTTTTTATCTGGCAGCGCGATGGCAAGTGATTATCTAACCTGTTCTTATGCCAAGGCTGATATCTCAAAAGGTGTTGGCGCGCCAATGATGAATATGGGAAGCAGTAGAGTTGAGGTTAGTGGCTCATCATTCAAGGCATACAGGCCAGATGGAACTTATATAATGACGCCGCAACTTACAACAAAAAAGGACGGGTTACTAATTAGCGATGATGGAAATAAAGTATTTGCAGCGAGTGTAGATAAAAGCAACTTTGCCGTATCTGATAGAATAAGCAAAACCACAGAGCAGTGGGCATCATGCAGAGTTGTTAGCGATGCAATCAGGGATTTGGAAAATAAAGAAAACGAAATAAAATCCATTGAAAAAATGACTGTTTCTCAGGCTAAAGCATATTTTATGACAGAGAAACATGCATTCACCACTAACTGTCTTGTGTGGGACGATGTAACAATGATTACGGGGAAAAACCCAGCCATGATCATTGCAGGCGGTGTTCAAATGGGGAAAGGCCCAAAATGGAACGGTGAGGAATATTCATTTACATTCAATAATGGCTCAATGATCGCGAGATTTAAACCTTTTGAACCTCGCCATAAATTCCTTATCCAAGCTGGAGATAAGTTTTATGGTTGTGGCCCTTCCTTTATTGAACGTGGTTATGATTAATTTAACGCAGTATAGCCAAAACCCCGCTCGCGGGGTTTTTTTATGCCCGGAGAAAAGTAAATGCCGACTAAAGCAGGTGAGATTTATTACGATATCGAGTTAGAAACCGCACAATTACTGTCGTCCCAACGGGAGGCAAATTCCGCGCTGGACTCTCTGGGGCGGGGCTTCACGCGAACAACGCGGAGTATTGAAGCGACAGAAACGGCCATGTCCAGCCTGTCACGTGTTGCGGTGGCGCTGACGGCGGCATTATCCGTTCAGCAGGTGTCCGAATATGCGAATGCTTGGACGACTGTTAGCAACAAGCTGGCTAACTCTGTGCGTCCACATGAACAACTGGTAGACGTTACTCAGCGTGTATTTTCGATCACTCAATCCACTCGCTCCAGCCTCGATGCTACCGCGTCACTGTATGCCCGACTCGAACGCGCCACTCGGCAATACGGCACCAGCGCTGGCGATTTGGCCCGCCTGACCGCCATCATCAATCAGGGATTCATCGTTTCTGGTGCCACCACGCAGGAGGCGGAGAACGCCATCATCCAGTTATCGCAGGGGTTGGCATCTGGAACACTGCGCGGCGAGGAATTTAACTCCGTCAACGAGCAAGGCAACCGGCTTATGGTAGCGCTGGCGGATTCGCTCGGCGTCGGTATTGGGCAACTCCGCAACATGGCTGCACAGGGCAAATTGACAACAGATGTTGTTGTTAAGGGGTTGCTGTCTCAGGGTTCAAAAATCGGCGCAGAGTTCGCCAAAACCATCGCAACGACCTCCCAATCGCTGGAATTAGCCAAAAACAACATCACTAAATTTTTCGGCGAGAGTACATCCGTTCAAACCGGACTATCAATTTTTAATAACGCAGTAATCTCCGCCAGTAACCATATGGAGATAATGGGCAGTGCGCTTGCCGCCGTAGCGGTTGTGCTTGGTGGTCGCTTTGCTGGTGCGCTGACTATGGCTGCGGCCCAGCAGGTTAAATCCATAGCGGCCAGTATTGCCAGTGCAAAGGCGGCGGCACAATCCGCAGCGGCTGCCGAATTGGATGCGGCGGCACAGCTTCGACTGGCTCAGGCTAACAAGGACACGGCCCTGTCCGATCTGAATCTGGCGCAGGCGCGGCTGAATGTCATCCGCGAAACGAATGCGGCAGGTGTGGCTGAGGTGGCGTTAGCTGACTCCAAAGCGGCTAGTATCAGGACGAATTTGGCTCAAATTGAAGCGGAAAAAGCATTAGAAACTCAACGGTTGAAGGCGCAGATCAGCGAGCAGGGCCGCATTGCTACTGCAACGCGCATGGCTGAACTGCAACGCGCATCTACCGCTCTTACCGCTCAACTGGCAACAACCGAGGCCGCCGCGTCTCAGGCTAGGGCAACGGCGATAGCGCAGGCAGAGGCGCAAGTGTCCTCTGCTCGTTTAGCGACTGCTGATGCCTCCGGCGTTGCCGCCGCAGCGAATGGTAGATACGCAGCATCACAAGAGATGGCTACCGCCGCCACAAAAGCTGCAAGGACATCAATAGGACTGCTAAACGGCGCGCTGGCATTGATCGGTGGCCCGTCTGGTTTTGCTATGGCAGCGGCTGCAACAGTGTTTTTTCTTTACCAGAGAATGCAGCAAGCCAAACAAGAAAGCATCGATTTTGCCGATAAGCTGGATGGTGTTATCGCGAAAATGCGCGAGATGAGCTTCGCGCAACTGGATAAAGAAGTCGCAAAAGGGGAAAAATCCCTGATTGCTCAGGCTGATGCGATATCTGATTTAAAAACGCAACTCATCGAGTTGCGTGCCGAGGAATCGAAATACACTGGTTTGATATCTCAATATAAATCAGAGGGCGAGTGGGGGAAAAACCTTGCCGACATCCGGCGTAAAATAAGGATCGCCACCGGCGAGCTCGACGAAGCGGAGACCAAGCGCAGCCAGACGGCCAGCAAAGTCGGGATCATTCAGGCTCAGATGAATGGTCAGCTGAAGCAGGGGGCTGACTTGCTCCAGCGGAACAGTCAAGAGACTGGCGTAGCTGCTGGCATGATGAATAATTTAGGCCAGATGATTAATTTTGCAGCTAAATCGAAGGAGAGATTTAACGCCACGTCGCTGAAAGTGACGGCTAACCCGGATGCACAGAAGGAGATAGATGACCTGCAAGAGCAGGTCAAACTGCTTGGCATTGTCGATAAACGCCAGCGCGCTATCACAGAGGCTCAGGATAAAGCGAAAACCAAGGGCGGAAACACTAATCAGATTCGCGAGGCTGGGGAGTACGCGGCCAAATTGCACGACCTGAAGGAAGCAGAATCAGATCGGGAAAAAGCCCAACGTGAAGCTGAATCTGAGGCCAACAAAGCCGCCAATCAGCAGCAATCCATCGCGCTGAAACTTGAAAACCTGCGTCAACAAACGGAAATGACGGCAGAGTCTACCCGCGAACTGACCCGTGAACAGGCTGTGCTGCGTGCCCAGCAGTCTCTAGGTGGTGGCGCCACTGATGAGCAGATCAGGCTGGCCGGGGAGTTAGCCGGTAAAAAATGGGACGTGGCTAACGCCATCCGCGCCGAGGCGGCTGCTCAGAAGATGCTACCAGAAACAGCGGAGAACAAGAGTTATCAGGATGATTTGAAAGACCTGAAGATTGCGCTGACCAGCAAAAAAATATCTCAGGAGCAGTTTAACACTACCGCCGAGCGACTGGAGCAGGAGCACCAGGCGAAGCTGGCAAAAATCCGCTCCCAGCAAGCGGTAACGCCAACCCAGGAGGCGCTGGGGCAGGTTGACCCTGTGCAGCAACTGGCGAATCAGCATGCGCAGCAACTGGCACTAATCCAGCAATTTGAACAGCAGGGTGTACTGGCGCATGAAAATGCGCTGGCACTACGCAACGCTGCAGATACGCAGTACGAGCAACAGCGCATAGCAGCGGCGTGGCAAATCTGGGAGCAGCAGAACACCACAAACAAGCTGTTGGGGTCAGCAATCGATTCGATGAGTAGCTCGGCCTCAAGTGCGCTAACTGGGTTGATTAATGGCACTCAGAGCCTGCAGCAGGCGCTGGCAAACATCGGATCAACCATTCTCAACAGCGTAATCAGTGCATTGATTGAAATGGGAATGCAGCAGGTTAAAAACGCAATTATGGGGCAGGCGGCGGCAACCGCCGCACTTGCTGCCACCACAGCGCAAGCCACCGCCGCCGCATCGGCATGGGCGCCAGCGGCGATCAGCGCGTCAATTGCCACGATGGGGGCGGCATCCACTGTTGGCACAACCGCATACACTGGCGCGCTGGCGGCATCAAAAGGCTTGGCTATCGCCGGCGCCCGCTACAACGGCGGCCCCGTCTCAGCAGACAGCTTGTATCAAGTCGGCGAGCACGGTAAGCCGGAAATATTCAAGGCTAGCAACGGTAGCCAGTACATGATCCCCGGAGATAACGGCTCTGTTATCAGTAATCGGGATCTGGCTGGCTCTTCTGGCGGCGGAGCGGCGGTTACCCAGACAAACCATTTCACCATCAACACTACCGGCGGTATTGATGACACCACAATGGCAAAGCTGGCTGCAATGATGAAGCAGGTCAGTTTGAGCACCATAAAAAGCGAGCAGCGCCCGAACGGGCTGTTAAGGAAATGACATGGCGGAAGTGTTCGTCTGGTCGCCACAGGCCAGTATCCAGCTCACGCGTGAACCAAGCGTATCTGTCGTGAAGTTCGGCGACGGCTATGAACAGCGACAAGTGAAGGGGATCAACTCGGTGATGGATAAATACTCGCTGACGTTCCGTGGTGTATCTGGCATGTGTGGGCGAGAAAACGTCGCTGTGGCCGCAGAAGCATTCTTGAAAGCACGAGGTGCGGTGGAGTCGTTCTATTGGACGCCTCCGCATACCGGCGCGCCGGCGCTGTTTGTCTGTCGAAGTTGGACGTTAACGAAAAATCACGGGCTGTATGAACTGACAGCTGATTTTGAGCAAGTACCGCGATAAGCCTCCTTATGGGGGCTTTTTAATGGGGTTGTTATGCGCGATATACCATCTGAACTCATTATTCAAAGCGTTGATGCCGGTGTTGGCGCATTCATCGACCTATTCGACGTTAACCTGCAGCCGCTCGGTGGCGACATTATCCGGTTTCACGCCGGCACCAATGACTATTATGGCGACGTGATCTGGAAGGGGTTGGCGTATTCAGCTTATCCGATCGCGGTGGAAGGGTTCGAAACCAAAAATGAAGGCGCCTACGCCCGACCGACGATGAAAGTCGCCAATATCACCGGGCTTATCACCGGCATCAATGCTGATTTTGATGATGCCTTGGGCGCAGTGGTGACGCGGCGTCAGGTACCCGTCAGCGCACTGGATGCCGTGAACTTTCCGAACGGCAATCCAGATGCCGATCCTACGCAAGAAGCGGTTTCTCGTTATGTCATAGAGGAAATGGCGGAAGAGACGTTCGAAACCGTGACCTACAACTTGGCGACGCCGATCGACTGCGACAACGCCATCATCCCGGCTCGCACAATTCTGGCCGACGTGTGTCAGTGGCTTTACCGCGGTGACGGCTGCGGTTATACCGGCGGCCCGGTTGCCGACGAGCGGGACAATCCGACGGGTGATGCATCGAAAGACCGTTGTTCCCACCGCAAGTCCGGCTGCCGCCTACGCTTCCCGAAACCCGCCG
The DNA window shown above is from Dickeya dadantii NCPPB 898 and carries:
- a CDS encoding tape measure protein; the encoded protein is MPTKAGEIYYDIELETAQLLSSQREANSALDSLGRGFTRTTRSIEATETAMSSLSRVAVALTAALSVQQVSEYANAWTTVSNKLANSVRPHEQLVDVTQRVFSITQSTRSSLDATASLYARLERATRQYGTSAGDLARLTAIINQGFIVSGATTQEAENAIIQLSQGLASGTLRGEEFNSVNEQGNRLMVALADSLGVGIGQLRNMAAQGKLTTDVVVKGLLSQGSKIGAEFAKTIATTSQSLELAKNNITKFFGESTSVQTGLSIFNNAVISASNHMEIMGSALAAVAVVLGGRFAGALTMAAAQQVKSIAASIASAKAAAQSAAAAELDAAAQLRLAQANKDTALSDLNLAQARLNVIRETNAAGVAEVALADSKAASIRTNLAQIEAEKALETQRLKAQISEQGRIATATRMAELQRASTALTAQLATTEAAASQARATAIAQAEAQVSSARLATADASGVAAAANGRYAASQEMATAATKAARTSIGLLNGALALIGGPSGFAMAAAATVFFLYQRMQQAKQESIDFADKLDGVIAKMREMSFAQLDKEVAKGEKSLIAQADAISDLKTQLIELRAEESKYTGLISQYKSEGEWGKNLADIRRKIRIATGELDEAETKRSQTASKVGIIQAQMNGQLKQGADLLQRNSQETGVAAGMMNNLGQMINFAAKSKERFNATSLKVTANPDAQKEIDDLQEQVKLLGIVDKRQRAITEAQDKAKTKGGNTNQIREAGEYAAKLHDLKEAESDREKAQREAESEANKAANQQQSIALKLENLRQQTEMTAESTRELTREQAVLRAQQSLGGGATDEQIRLAGELAGKKWDVANAIRAEAAAQKMLPETAENKSYQDDLKDLKIALTSKKISQEQFNTTAERLEQEHQAKLAKIRSQQAVTPTQEALGQVDPVQQLANQHAQQLALIQQFEQQGVLAHENALALRNAADTQYEQQRIAAAWQIWEQQNTTNKLLGSAIDSMSSSASSALTGLINGTQSLQQALANIGSTILNSVISALIEMGMQQVKNAIMGQAAATAALAATTAQATAAASAWAPAAISASIATMGAASTVGTTAYTGALAASKGLAIAGARYNGGPVSADSLYQVGEHGKPEIFKASNGSQYMIPGDNGSVISNRDLAGSSGGGAAVTQTNHFTINTTGGIDDTTMAKLAAMMKQVSLSTIKSEQRPNGLLRK
- a CDS encoding phage tail protein, with the protein product MAEVFVWSPQASIQLTREPSVSVVKFGDGYEQRQVKGINSVMDKYSLTFRGVSGMCGRENVAVAAEAFLKARGAVESFYWTPPHTGAPALFVCRSWTLTKNHGLYELTADFEQVPR
- a CDS encoding phage minor tail protein L; its protein translation is MRDIPSELIIQSVDAGVGAFIDLFDVNLQPLGGDIIRFHAGTNDYYGDVIWKGLAYSAYPIAVEGFETKNEGAYARPTMKVANITGLITGINADFDDALGAVVTRRQVPVSALDAVNFPNGNPDADPTQEAVSRYVIEEMAEETFETVTYNLATPIDCDNAIIPARTILADVCQWLYRGDGCGYTGGPVADERDNPTGDASKDRCSHRKSGCRLRFPKPAVLPIGTFPGSSKVS